From Micromonas commoda chromosome 3, complete sequence, a single genomic window includes:
- a CDS encoding predicted protein, which yields MARRTDELADGDRAAHLAENQLTSVPAEIGHLTSLERLELNHNELTRVPAEIGLLTSLRALSLSSNKLTSVPVEIGQLTSLTALFLGDNLLTRVPAEVGQLASLEGLFLGDNRLTSVLAEIGQLTSLTELSLGNNQLTSLPAEIGRLTSLTALLLYDNQLTSVPAEIGQLTSLVKLSLTENQLTSLPAEIGQLTSLTELYLYGNQLTSVPAEIGQLTSLVRLYLGDNRLTSVPAAIRELRAAGCNVRMDNGVTVDE from the exons atggcgcggagGA ctgacgagcttgccgacggagatcgggcagctcacctCGCCGAAAATCAactgacgagcgtgccggcggagatcgggcatctcacgtcgctggagagGTTGGAGCTCAACCACAATGAGCTGACGAGAGTGCCAGCGGAGATCGGGctgctcacgtcgctgagggCGTTGTCCCTCAGCAGCAacaagctgacgagcgtgccggtggagatcgggcagcttACGTCGCTGACGGCGTTGTTCCTCGGCGACAATCTGCTGACGCGCGTACCGGCGGAGGTCGGGCAGCTAGCGTCGCTGGAGGGGTTGTTCCTCGGCGACAATCGGCTAACGAGCGTGctggcggagatcgggcagctcacgtcgctgacggagTTGAGCCTTGGCAAtaatcagctgacgagcttgccggcggagatcgggcggctcacgtcgctgacaGCGTTGTTACTCTacgacaatcagctgacgagcgtgccggcagagattgggcagctcacgtcgctggtgaAGCTGAGCCTCACCGaaaatcagctgacgagcttgccggcggagatcgggcagctcacgtcgctgacggagCTGTACCTCtacggcaatcagctgacgagcgtgccggcggagatcgggcagctcacgtcgctggtgaGGTTGTATCTCGGCGAcaatcggctgacgagcgtgccggctgCGATACGCGAGCTCAGAGCGGCGGGCTGCAATGTGCGCATGGATAACGGCgtgacggtggacgagtgA